The following coding sequences lie in one Pseudarthrobacter phenanthrenivorans Sphe3 genomic window:
- the miaB gene encoding tRNA (N6-isopentenyl adenosine(37)-C2)-methylthiotransferase MiaB yields the protein MSFTIPSSLPGTGTSIDAGGAPTMDGNKPRTYQVRTFGCQMNVHDSERMAGMLEDAGYVQAEGEQADVVVFNTCAVRENADNKLYGNLGILAPVKAANPGMQIAVGGCLAQKDRETILKKAPWVDAVFGTHNVGALPALLERARHNSEAQLEILESLDVFPSTLPTKRDSVYSGWVSISVGCNNTCTFCIVPALRGKEKDRRPGDILAEIQALVDDGAIEVTLLGQNVNSYGVEFGDRLAFSKLLRACGGIDGLERVRFTSPHPAAFTDDVIEAMAETPNVMPQLHMPLQSGSDRILRAMKRSYRSTKFLGILDKVRERIPHAAISTDIIVGFPGETEEDFQATLDVVEQSRFATAFTFQYSKRPGTPAADLPDQLPKAVVQERFERLTALQDRIAAEENQRQLGRRVEVMVTAQSGRKAGETHRLSGRSRDQRLVHFSVPEGAPAPRPGDLVTVTITEAASFHLVADPTPEDYRLRRSRAGDAWDRSQADSCGAPVPGSAAGGKGVSLGMPSLPVRSR from the coding sequence GTGAGTTTTACCATCCCTTCCTCCCTGCCCGGTACTGGCACTTCCATCGACGCCGGAGGCGCCCCCACCATGGACGGCAACAAGCCGCGCACCTACCAGGTGCGGACCTTCGGTTGCCAGATGAACGTCCATGACTCGGAGCGCATGGCCGGCATGCTCGAGGACGCAGGATACGTCCAGGCGGAAGGCGAGCAGGCCGACGTCGTCGTCTTCAATACCTGCGCAGTCCGTGAAAACGCCGACAACAAGCTTTACGGCAACCTGGGAATCCTGGCACCCGTCAAGGCAGCAAACCCGGGGATGCAGATCGCGGTTGGTGGCTGCCTGGCGCAAAAGGACCGGGAAACCATCCTCAAGAAGGCGCCCTGGGTGGACGCCGTCTTCGGTACCCACAACGTAGGGGCCCTGCCGGCCCTGCTGGAACGCGCCCGCCACAACAGCGAGGCCCAGCTGGAAATCCTGGAATCCCTGGATGTCTTCCCGTCCACCCTCCCCACCAAACGCGACTCGGTGTATTCGGGCTGGGTCTCCATTTCGGTGGGCTGCAACAACACGTGCACGTTCTGCATCGTCCCCGCACTGCGCGGCAAGGAGAAAGACCGCCGGCCCGGAGACATCCTTGCCGAAATCCAGGCCCTCGTGGACGACGGCGCCATCGAAGTCACGCTTTTGGGCCAGAACGTCAATTCCTACGGGGTGGAGTTCGGAGACCGGCTGGCGTTCTCCAAACTCCTGCGGGCCTGCGGCGGGATCGACGGACTGGAGCGGGTCCGCTTCACCAGCCCGCACCCCGCTGCGTTCACGGACGATGTCATTGAGGCAATGGCCGAAACCCCGAACGTCATGCCGCAGCTGCACATGCCGCTGCAGTCCGGTTCAGACCGCATCCTGCGGGCGATGAAGCGCTCCTACCGGTCCACCAAGTTCCTGGGCATCCTGGACAAGGTGCGTGAACGGATTCCGCACGCGGCGATCTCCACGGACATCATCGTAGGGTTCCCTGGTGAAACCGAAGAAGACTTCCAGGCCACGCTGGACGTGGTGGAGCAGTCGCGGTTTGCCACGGCTTTTACCTTCCAGTATTCCAAGCGCCCCGGAACACCCGCCGCGGACCTGCCGGACCAGCTGCCCAAGGCCGTGGTGCAGGAACGGTTCGAACGGCTCACCGCGCTGCAGGACCGTATCGCTGCAGAAGAGAACCAGCGCCAGCTGGGCCGTCGGGTTGAGGTCATGGTTACGGCACAGTCCGGGCGCAAGGCAGGCGAAACACACCGGCTGTCCGGCCGGTCCAGGGACCAGCGCCTGGTGCATTTCTCGGTTCCCGAGGGTGCCCCAGCACCCCGGCCGGGTGACCTGGTGACCGTCACGATTACCGAGGCCGCTTCCTTCCACCTGGTTGCCGATCCCACGCCTGAGGACTACCGCCTCCGGCGTTCCCGGGCCGGTGACGCCTGGGACAGGTCGCAGGCGGACTCCTGCGGTGCCCCGGTACCCGGCAGCGCTGCCGGCGGCAAAGGTGTTTCATTGGGCATGCCTTCGCTGCCCGTCCGCAGCCGCTGA
- the miaA gene encoding tRNA (adenosine(37)-N6)-dimethylallyltransferase MiaA, with product MATPPVIAVVGPTGSGKSDLAVSLALELDGEVINADAMQFYRGMDIGTAKITMSERRGVPHHLLDILDVTEEASVSRFQQQAREAVSDIHSRGKRAVLAGGSGLYIRAALDVLEFPGTDPALRRELEADLAAHGQAVLLERLRQVDPESAGRVSDDRRIIRALEVYQLTGRPFSSFMPQREYFQPAVQIGLTVDRAQLRERLALRVHRMVGNGLPAEVERLESEGLRQGKTASRALGYAQFLKVLDGEATVAEAAEETIVATRQFARRQLTWFRADPRIHWLDWQDPALVAQAAALSR from the coding sequence GTGGCCACCCCGCCCGTCATCGCCGTCGTAGGTCCTACCGGTTCCGGCAAGTCGGACCTCGCCGTCAGCCTTGCGCTCGAGCTGGACGGCGAAGTCATCAACGCCGATGCCATGCAGTTCTACCGCGGCATGGACATCGGCACGGCGAAGATCACGATGTCCGAACGCAGGGGGGTCCCACACCACCTCCTGGACATCCTGGACGTCACCGAGGAAGCCAGCGTCTCCCGGTTCCAGCAGCAGGCCCGTGAAGCCGTCTCGGACATCCACTCCCGCGGCAAGCGCGCCGTCCTGGCCGGCGGCTCCGGCCTTTACATCCGGGCAGCCTTGGATGTCCTTGAGTTTCCCGGCACGGACCCGGCGCTCCGCCGGGAGCTGGAAGCCGACCTGGCCGCCCACGGGCAGGCCGTGCTTCTTGAGCGCCTGCGGCAAGTGGATCCCGAGTCTGCGGGAAGGGTCTCAGATGACCGGCGCATCATTCGGGCGTTGGAGGTGTACCAGCTCACCGGGCGGCCCTTCAGTTCCTTCATGCCGCAGCGCGAGTATTTCCAGCCGGCCGTCCAGATCGGACTCACCGTTGACCGCGCGCAGCTCCGCGAGCGGCTCGCCCTCCGCGTCCACCGCATGGTGGGCAATGGCCTGCCCGCTGAGGTTGAGCGGCTTGAGTCCGAGGGCCTGCGCCAGGGCAAAACGGCCTCCCGCGCCTTGGGGTACGCCCAGTTCCTCAAGGTGCTCGACGGCGAAGCTACAGTCGCGGAGGCCGCTGAAGAAACGATAGTGGCCACCCGCCAGTTCGCCCGGCGCCAGCTGACGTGGTTCCGTGCCGATCCCCGCATCCACTGGCTCGACTGGCAGGATCCCGCCCTGGTGGCCCAGGCAGCGGCGCTCAGCCGCTGA
- a CDS encoding regulatory protein RecX, with the protein MSVAQAIVYRQLTASPKSRLQLARKLAERNIPEEVAEAVLDRFQEVRLINDAEFADTWVRSRAQSRKLAKGALRRELADKGIDQETAAAALEQLSDADEEAAARQLVERKLRPGMDLRERSERDKATRRLASMLARKGYQPSQAFRIVNEVLDGHAPADHAER; encoded by the coding sequence GTGTCGGTTGCCCAGGCGATTGTCTACCGGCAGCTGACGGCATCGCCAAAGAGCAGGCTCCAGCTCGCCCGGAAGCTCGCCGAGCGGAACATCCCGGAAGAGGTGGCCGAGGCCGTGCTGGACAGGTTCCAGGAAGTCCGCCTGATCAATGACGCCGAGTTCGCAGACACCTGGGTCCGGAGCCGGGCGCAGTCGCGAAAACTCGCAAAGGGTGCACTCCGCCGCGAGCTCGCGGACAAGGGAATCGATCAGGAGACGGCCGCCGCAGCTCTGGAACAGCTGTCCGATGCTGACGAGGAGGCGGCCGCCCGGCAGCTGGTGGAGCGGAAGCTCCGTCCCGGGATGGACCTTCGGGAAAGGTCTGAGCGTGACAAAGCCACACGTCGGCTGGCCTCTATGCTGGCCCGCAAGGGCTACCAGCCGTCCCAGGCGTTCAGGATCGTGAACGAGGTCCTCGACGGCCATGCTCCGGCAGATCATGCGGAACGGTAA
- a CDS encoding class I SAM-dependent methyltransferase, which translates to MESAHYFSATPAGPFTRKPLTVELAGEMRKLQTSSGIFSPDGIDKGTAILLAEVPAPAPQGNLLDIGCGWGPIALTMALRAPSAQVYAVDVNERCITLTNENAAALGLTNVKASTPEAVDPDIRFDTIWSNPPIRIGKDELHSLLKLWLPRLAPGGTAWLVVQKNLGSDSLQRWLAAELDESFAVSREATSKSFRILKVRKASRLPQ; encoded by the coding sequence ATGGAGTCCGCACATTATTTCAGCGCAACACCCGCCGGCCCTTTCACACGGAAGCCATTGACGGTCGAACTGGCCGGAGAAATGCGCAAGCTGCAGACTTCCAGCGGCATCTTCAGCCCGGACGGAATCGATAAAGGCACGGCAATCCTGCTCGCGGAGGTGCCCGCGCCCGCCCCGCAGGGAAACCTCCTGGACATCGGTTGCGGCTGGGGTCCCATTGCCCTGACCATGGCCCTGCGCGCTCCCTCGGCCCAGGTCTACGCGGTGGACGTCAACGAGCGGTGCATCACGCTGACCAACGAGAACGCGGCAGCCCTCGGGCTGACCAACGTCAAGGCCAGCACTCCCGAAGCGGTGGATCCCGACATCCGCTTCGACACCATCTGGTCCAATCCGCCCATCCGGATCGGCAAGGACGAGCTGCATTCACTGCTCAAGCTTTGGCTGCCACGCCTCGCGCCCGGCGGTACGGCCTGGCTTGTGGTGCAGAAAAACCTCGGATCGGACTCGCTGCAGCGCTGGCTGGCAGCCGAACTGGACGAATCCTTCGCCGTCAGCCGGGAAGCCACGTCCAAGTCATTCCGGATCCTGAAGGTCAGGAAAGCGTCCCGGTTGCCACAATAA
- the dapF gene encoding diaminopimelate epimerase yields the protein MDATLAQTTEPAFRTLSGLRFSKGHGTGNDFVLVADPEGAHSIAADEVAALCDRHRGIGGDGLIRAVPSRFLPEGRELLVTAPEAEWFMDYRNGDGSLSEMCGNGVRVFVHFLRAEGLVDLPDGGALTIGTRGGVKTVVRTGEGYAVDMGPWEFIFPGEATAKAMDSLVTAEGLEVPRPALSVSMGNPHTVVALAELSELAGTRLFTAPQVDPVPANGTNVEFVVPSEPLVHDGVGSVTMRVHERGVGETQSCGTGACAAAVAIRHWAGAEAPDSWRIHVPGGEVGVKFFAGPGGHEHVELSGPAVIVATGTLS from the coding sequence ATGGACGCAACCCTCGCACAAACCACCGAGCCGGCCTTCCGCACCTTGAGCGGGCTCCGCTTTTCCAAGGGGCACGGCACCGGCAATGACTTTGTCCTGGTGGCCGATCCGGAGGGCGCCCACAGCATCGCAGCAGACGAAGTCGCAGCGCTGTGCGACCGGCATCGCGGCATTGGCGGGGACGGACTCATCCGGGCCGTGCCCTCGCGCTTCCTGCCGGAAGGCCGTGAACTGCTGGTAACTGCCCCCGAGGCGGAGTGGTTCATGGACTACCGCAACGGTGACGGTTCGCTGTCCGAAATGTGCGGCAACGGGGTCCGTGTCTTCGTCCATTTCCTTCGCGCCGAAGGGCTGGTCGACCTGCCCGATGGCGGTGCCCTCACCATCGGAACCCGCGGCGGGGTCAAGACTGTGGTGCGGACCGGGGAAGGCTATGCCGTGGACATGGGGCCCTGGGAGTTCATCTTTCCGGGCGAGGCAACTGCCAAGGCCATGGACTCACTGGTGACCGCCGAGGGCCTCGAGGTCCCCCGGCCAGCCCTGTCGGTGAGCATGGGCAATCCGCATACTGTGGTTGCCCTGGCAGAGCTTTCCGAGCTCGCAGGAACGCGGCTCTTCACGGCACCGCAGGTGGATCCCGTCCCTGCCAACGGAACCAACGTGGAATTCGTGGTTCCGTCCGAACCCCTGGTGCACGACGGCGTAGGGTCCGTAACCATGCGGGTGCATGAGCGCGGCGTGGGGGAGACCCAATCGTGCGGAACGGGTGCCTGTGCCGCTGCAGTGGCCATCCGGCACTGGGCCGGCGCGGAAGCACCCGACAGCTGGCGCATCCACGTTCCGGGAGGCGAGGTGGGCGTCAAATTCTTTGCCGGCCCCGGCGGCCATGAGCACGTGGAGCTGAGCGGTCCCGCCGTTATTGTGGCAACCGGGACGCTTTCCTGA